One segment of Microbacterium arborescens DNA contains the following:
- a CDS encoding ABC transporter ATP-binding protein — protein sequence MTSSTPPRLSTPRALARLLPFAKPVLPRLSLGFASALVASLLALGIPLVLEVIVGPEGPISSGDPWLIVLGAGAILALGLLEALMVWARRWFVLAPATKVEYELRTDFFARLQRLPVAFHDRWQSGQLLSRMMQDISLIRRWLAFGIVLLVVNMVTIVVGSIILFRWHWLLGTIFVVVSAPLWIAGFVFENRYGLLSRQSQDQAGDLATAVEESVHGIRVLKAFGRGGHALQKFTRQAETLRETEVKKAKAVGWIWFWLVLLPDIAFALCLGAGIYLVQADELGVDSLIAFFAMATILRWPVESIGFLFSFLVDARTATDRIFEVFDEQNTITDPENPTTIAQPRGELVFEGARFRYQDAPESERDLLDGIDLALRPGETMALVGLTGSGKTTLTTLPGRLYDVTGGRVLLDGVDVRDLRLDELRRHVGMAFEDATLFSQTVRENVLLGREDLERGSAEAERVMREALSVAQANFVDTLPAGVDTVIGEEGLSLSGGQRQRLALARAVAARPAVLVLDDPLSALDVDTEALVEDALREVLADTTALIVAHRPSTVTLADRVALLEEGRVTAVGTHSELLRTSEHYRHVISSLEDEQQRQDEREVTL from the coding sequence ATGACCTCCTCGACGCCCCCTCGTCTGTCCACGCCGCGCGCGCTCGCGCGTCTGCTTCCGTTCGCCAAACCGGTGCTGCCGCGACTGAGCCTCGGCTTCGCCAGCGCGCTCGTCGCGAGCCTGCTCGCTCTCGGCATCCCGCTCGTCCTCGAGGTGATCGTCGGCCCCGAGGGGCCGATCTCCTCGGGCGACCCATGGCTCATCGTCCTCGGCGCCGGCGCCATCCTCGCACTCGGCCTGCTCGAGGCGCTCATGGTCTGGGCGCGCCGTTGGTTCGTGCTCGCCCCTGCCACGAAGGTCGAGTACGAGCTGCGCACCGACTTCTTCGCGCGGCTCCAGCGCCTGCCGGTCGCCTTCCACGATCGCTGGCAGTCGGGCCAGCTGCTGAGCCGGATGATGCAGGACATCAGCCTCATCCGCCGCTGGCTCGCCTTCGGCATCGTCCTGCTCGTCGTGAACATGGTGACGATCGTCGTCGGCTCGATCATCCTGTTCCGGTGGCACTGGCTGCTGGGCACGATCTTCGTTGTCGTCTCCGCGCCCCTGTGGATCGCGGGCTTCGTGTTCGAGAACCGCTACGGGCTGCTCTCGCGCCAGAGCCAGGACCAGGCCGGTGATCTCGCGACGGCCGTCGAGGAGTCGGTGCACGGCATCCGCGTGCTGAAGGCGTTCGGCCGCGGCGGTCACGCCCTGCAGAAGTTCACGCGGCAGGCCGAGACCCTGCGCGAGACCGAGGTCAAGAAGGCCAAAGCGGTCGGCTGGATCTGGTTCTGGCTCGTTCTGCTGCCCGACATCGCCTTCGCACTGTGCCTCGGCGCCGGCATCTACCTCGTGCAGGCGGATGAGCTCGGAGTCGACTCGCTCATCGCGTTCTTCGCGATGGCGACGATCCTGCGCTGGCCCGTCGAGTCGATCGGGTTCCTCTTCTCGTTCCTCGTCGACGCCCGCACGGCGACCGACCGCATCTTCGAGGTGTTCGACGAGCAGAACACGATCACAGACCCCGAGAACCCGACGACCATCGCGCAGCCGCGCGGCGAGCTCGTCTTCGAGGGCGCCCGCTTCCGTTACCAGGATGCGCCGGAGAGCGAGCGCGATCTGCTCGACGGCATCGACCTCGCGCTGCGTCCGGGCGAGACGATGGCGCTCGTGGGCCTGACCGGGTCGGGTAAGACGACGCTCACGACGTTGCCCGGCCGGCTGTACGACGTCACCGGCGGCCGTGTGCTGCTCGACGGCGTCGACGTGCGCGACCTGCGGCTCGACGAGCTGCGCCGCCACGTCGGCATGGCATTCGAAGACGCGACGCTGTTCTCGCAAACCGTCCGCGAGAACGTGCTGCTCGGGCGCGAAGACCTCGAGCGCGGCAGCGCGGAGGCCGAGCGCGTCATGCGAGAGGCGCTGTCTGTCGCGCAGGCGAACTTCGTCGACACGCTGCCGGCGGGGGTCGACACGGTCATCGGCGAAGAGGGGCTCAGCCTCTCGGGCGGACAGCGGCAGCGCCTGGCGCTCGCCCGCGCCGTCGCCGCTCGTCCGGCCGTGCTCGTGCTCGACGATCCGCTGTCGGCACTCGACGTCGACACCGAGGCGCTCGTCGAAGACGCGCTCCGCGAGGTGCTCGCCGACACGACCGCCCTCATCGTCGCGCACCGCCCGTCGACGGTGACGCTCGCCGACCGGGTGGCGCTGCTCGAAGAGGGGCGCGTGACCGCCGTCGGCACCCACTCCGAGCTGCTGCGCACCAGCGAGCACTACCGCCACGTCATCTCGAGTCTCGAGGACGAACAGCAACGACAGGACGAAAGGGAGGTGACCCTGTGA
- a CDS encoding ABC transporter ATP-binding protein produces the protein MSTVTGTSGEDRSDYTRDESREIRRRSLRLLGSLVSPLRMQLALAAVVLVVSTALRVAGPALVGWGIANALPAVQKEADWMPTIAVVIVFLITAIGGAALIGWYAVVAARLTQAVMIDLRKRIFRHTQRLSLEFHESYTSGRIISRQTSDLDTIRELLDGGLNELVSGLLYGGFTLIALLLLDWQSGVILAVMGIPLFLLMRWFYLRSQVVYRESRVISAKVIVKFVESMTGIRAVKAFRKEPANDAEFGGLSSDYRDVNMRSIRLFGTFEPALMAVASVSLALVLAWGGFRVVDGTLSLGFLLSAVLYVRNFFAPMQEVAFFLNSYQSATAALEKVSGVLEEEPTVPDPMAPVELREARGHLRFEDVTFGYSDAVTILPDFSLDMPAGQTIALVGTTGAGKSTLAKLVARFYDPTKGRVTLDGVDLRQLHPKDLRRAIVMVTQEAYLFSGTVADNIALGKPDATMDEIQAAARAVGAHEFIERLPDGYATDVNKRGGRVSAGQRQLISFARAFLADPAVLILDEATASLDIPSERQIQEALGTLLADRTAIIIAHRLSTVAIADRVLVMEHGRIIEDDTPAALIAGTGKFAQLHTAWRESLV, from the coding sequence GTGAGCACCGTCACCGGGACGAGCGGCGAGGACCGCTCCGACTACACCCGCGACGAGAGCCGCGAGATCCGGCGGCGCTCGCTGCGCCTGCTCGGGTCGCTGGTCTCGCCGCTGCGCATGCAACTGGCGCTGGCGGCGGTCGTGCTCGTGGTGTCGACGGCGTTGCGGGTCGCCGGCCCCGCTCTCGTGGGCTGGGGCATCGCCAATGCGCTACCCGCCGTGCAGAAGGAAGCCGACTGGATGCCGACCATCGCGGTCGTCATCGTCTTCCTCATCACGGCTATCGGCGGCGCCGCGCTCATCGGCTGGTACGCCGTCGTCGCAGCTCGCCTGACCCAGGCGGTCATGATCGACCTGCGCAAGCGGATCTTCCGCCACACGCAGCGGCTGAGCCTGGAGTTCCACGAGTCGTACACCTCGGGGCGCATCATCTCGCGTCAGACCAGCGATCTCGACACGATCCGCGAACTGCTCGACGGCGGCCTGAACGAGCTCGTCTCGGGTCTGCTCTACGGCGGGTTCACCCTCATCGCGCTCCTGCTGCTCGATTGGCAGTCGGGCGTCATCCTCGCGGTCATGGGCATTCCGCTGTTCCTGCTCATGCGCTGGTTCTACCTGCGCTCGCAGGTCGTCTACCGCGAGTCGCGCGTCATCAGCGCGAAGGTGATCGTCAAGTTCGTCGAGTCGATGACCGGCATCCGCGCGGTGAAGGCGTTCCGCAAGGAGCCCGCGAACGATGCCGAGTTCGGCGGGCTCTCGAGCGACTACCGCGATGTGAACATGCGCTCGATCCGCCTGTTCGGAACGTTCGAGCCGGCGCTCATGGCGGTGGCATCCGTCTCGCTCGCCCTCGTGCTGGCATGGGGCGGATTCCGGGTGGTCGACGGCACGCTGAGCCTCGGCTTCCTGCTGTCGGCTGTGCTGTACGTGCGCAACTTCTTCGCGCCGATGCAGGAGGTCGCCTTCTTCCTCAACTCGTACCAGTCGGCGACAGCGGCGCTCGAGAAGGTGTCGGGCGTGCTCGAAGAGGAACCGACGGTTCCCGACCCGATGGCTCCGGTCGAGCTGCGTGAGGCCCGCGGGCACCTGCGTTTCGAGGACGTGACCTTCGGGTACTCGGATGCCGTGACGATCCTGCCCGACTTCTCGCTCGACATGCCCGCGGGGCAGACGATCGCGCTCGTGGGGACGACGGGCGCCGGCAAGTCGACACTCGCCAAGCTCGTCGCGCGCTTCTACGACCCCACGAAGGGCCGGGTGACCCTCGACGGCGTCGACCTGCGTCAGCTGCATCCGAAAGACCTACGGCGCGCGATCGTCATGGTCACGCAGGAGGCGTACCTGTTCAGCGGCACGGTGGCCGACAACATCGCGCTCGGCAAGCCCGACGCGACGATGGACGAGATCCAGGCCGCGGCACGGGCCGTGGGCGCGCACGAGTTCATCGAGCGACTCCCCGACGGATATGCGACCGACGTCAACAAGCGAGGCGGCCGCGTGTCGGCGGGGCAGCGTCAGCTGATCTCGTTCGCGCGCGCGTTCCTCGCCGACCCGGCGGTGCTGATCCTCGACGAGGCGACGGCCTCGCTCGACATCCCGAGCGAGCGGCAGATCCAGGAGGCCCTCGGGACGCTGCTGGCCGACCGCACGGCGATCATCATCGCGCACCGCCTGTCGACAGTGGCCATTGCCGACCGTGTGCTGGTGATGGAGCACGGCCGCATCATCGAGGACGACACACCCGCCGCGCTGATCGCGGGAACGGGCAAGTTCGCCCAGCTGCACACCGCCTGGCGCGAGTCGCTCGTCTGA
- a CDS encoding dihydrolipoyl dehydrogenase family protein, whose product MSERTYDLVVIGAGPVGENVADRAVQGGLSVAIVESELVGGECSYWACMPSKGLLRAGAALRAARAVDGAKQAVTGDVDVAGVLRRRDSLTSDWNDSSQVEWLQGAGVDLVRGHGRLAGEKRVEVTEPDGSVTTLVARHAVAVCTGSAALLPDVPGLADVSPWTSREATAVQEVPGSLAIVGGGVVAAEMATAFVDLGSDVALIARSRLLGPMEPFAGDLVAQSLTDRGARVLLHTDLVSAQRVEDGQVELELSNGTRVRADEVLVATGRVPRTGDLGLDAVGLEPDSWMDVDDTMLVRGSDWLYAVGDVNRRALLTHQGKYQARAAGDVIVARATGGTVDDAPWGAHVATADHAAVPQVTFTDPEVASIGETEASARAAGRNIRVLDYDLSWIAGASTRSDAYTGQARAIVDEDRGVLIGATFVGADVGELLQAATIAVVGEVPLARLWHAVPAYPTLSEVWLRFLETYGRPTV is encoded by the coding sequence ATGAGCGAACGCACCTACGACCTCGTCGTCATCGGAGCAGGCCCCGTCGGCGAGAACGTCGCCGACCGTGCCGTACAAGGCGGCCTGAGCGTCGCCATCGTCGAGAGCGAACTCGTCGGCGGCGAGTGCTCGTATTGGGCGTGCATGCCGTCGAAGGGATTGCTTCGGGCCGGCGCGGCGCTGCGCGCGGCCCGCGCAGTCGACGGCGCGAAGCAGGCCGTGACAGGCGATGTCGACGTCGCCGGTGTGCTGCGCCGTCGCGACTCGCTCACGTCCGACTGGAACGACTCGTCCCAGGTCGAGTGGCTGCAGGGGGCGGGAGTCGATCTCGTCCGCGGCCACGGCCGGCTGGCGGGCGAGAAGCGCGTCGAGGTCACCGAACCCGACGGTTCCGTCACCACGCTCGTCGCGCGCCACGCCGTCGCGGTGTGCACGGGTTCGGCGGCCCTCCTCCCCGATGTCCCCGGCCTCGCCGATGTCTCGCCGTGGACGAGCCGCGAAGCGACCGCCGTGCAAGAGGTTCCGGGTTCGCTCGCCATCGTCGGCGGCGGTGTCGTCGCCGCGGAGATGGCCACGGCGTTCGTCGACCTCGGCAGCGACGTCGCACTCATCGCGCGCAGCCGGCTGCTCGGACCGATGGAGCCCTTCGCGGGCGACCTCGTGGCGCAGTCGCTGACCGACCGCGGCGCGCGCGTGCTGCTCCACACCGACCTCGTCTCCGCCCAGCGCGTCGAGGACGGCCAGGTCGAGCTCGAGCTGTCGAACGGCACGCGCGTCCGCGCCGACGAGGTGCTCGTCGCGACCGGTCGTGTCCCTCGTACCGGGGATCTCGGACTGGATGCCGTCGGCCTCGAGCCCGATTCCTGGATGGATGTCGACGACACCATGCTCGTCCGCGGATCCGATTGGCTCTACGCGGTCGGTGACGTCAACCGCCGCGCTCTCCTCACCCATCAGGGCAAGTACCAGGCCCGCGCGGCGGGCGATGTCATCGTCGCCCGGGCGACCGGCGGCACGGTCGACGACGCTCCGTGGGGCGCCCATGTCGCGACCGCCGACCATGCCGCCGTGCCGCAGGTGACCTTCACCGACCCCGAGGTCGCTTCGATCGGCGAGACCGAGGCGTCCGCGCGCGCCGCGGGTCGCAACATCCGCGTGCTCGACTACGACCTCTCGTGGATCGCGGGCGCGTCGACGCGTTCGGACGCGTACACCGGTCAGGCGCGCGCGATCGTCGACGAGGACCGCGGCGTTCTCATCGGGGCGACGTTCGTCGGGGCGGATGTCGGTGAGCTGCTCCAGGCGGCGACGATCGCGGTCGTCGGCGAGGTTCCGCTCGCGCGGCTGTGGCACGCCGTGCCGGCGTACCCGACGCTCAGCGAGGTGTGGCTGCGCTTCCTCGAGACCTACGGCCGGCCGACCGTCTGA
- a CDS encoding WXG100 family type VII secretion target: protein MADFGASYGEMEQVASSLAQARDDIQGQLDTLKSQVDTLLGDDFKTQHASGKFGEGYSELTTGLKNAVDGINDMSESLLGMMRAIQDLDQQLAGS from the coding sequence ATGGCTGATTTCGGTGCGTCTTATGGCGAGATGGAGCAGGTTGCGAGCTCGCTGGCGCAGGCTCGTGATGACATTCAGGGTCAGCTGGACACCCTGAAGTCGCAGGTCGACACGCTGCTGGGCGACGACTTCAAGACGCAGCACGCGTCGGGCAAGTTCGGTGAGGGCTACTCGGAGCTGACGACGGGTCTGAAGAACGCGGTGGATGGCATCAACGACATGTCCGAGTCGCTGCTGGGCATGATGCGCGCGATCCAGGACCTCGACCAGCAGCTCGCCGGCAGCTGA
- a CDS encoding methylated-DNA--[protein]-cysteine S-methyltransferase, which translates to MTATTDASAPTETTLVETARLQTVATPDGPFTILEAGGEVLASGWTSDPDAILNRLRPVARPAQILDGPTDAAAAVAAYYGGDLTAIDAVPVRQPGTTLQSVGWQALRRIAPGEPLTYAGFAAALGSPGAVRAAASVCARNAAALFVPCHRVLRTGGALGGFAWGVEVKQRLLEREARLRA; encoded by the coding sequence ATGACCGCCACCACCGACGCCTCCGCCCCGACCGAGACCACCCTGGTCGAGACGGCCCGGCTCCAGACCGTCGCGACGCCCGACGGGCCTTTCACGATCCTCGAGGCGGGCGGTGAGGTGCTCGCCTCCGGGTGGACCAGCGATCCCGATGCGATCCTCAACCGACTCCGCCCCGTCGCGCGTCCCGCGCAGATCCTCGACGGTCCTACGGATGCCGCGGCCGCCGTGGCCGCCTACTACGGTGGCGACCTCACCGCCATCGACGCGGTGCCGGTGCGTCAGCCCGGCACCACTCTGCAGAGCGTGGGGTGGCAGGCGCTCCGGCGCATCGCTCCCGGTGAGCCGCTGACCTACGCGGGCTTCGCGGCGGCGCTCGGCTCACCCGGAGCCGTGCGTGCCGCGGCATCCGTCTGCGCCCGCAATGCAGCGGCGTTGTTCGTCCCGTGCCATCGCGTTCTCCGCACGGGTGGGGCGCTCGGGGGATTCGCGTGGGGCGTCGAGGTCAAACAACGTCTCCTCGAGCGCGAGGCGCGGCTTCGCGCCTGA
- a CDS encoding alpha/beta hydrolase, which produces MTLTSPNRGYPLERLEGNPGSMSWWSGAFSRVAGSLGDLRTTVQSATDLDGVGASIRSARSKAQEVASGLAAEIAEAELLAGVLQRYADAFSSSAEAANRLIDDIESAHAALSSASATANEAGLNALWTSRSGEPADVRRANDEAQDAVAARDAAASDLADLWEQFESHYSAWDTAYDAALAELAGGAGPAMTSQAQNLLDQLLAADTPQAVLELWLAHPELQDEVARAHPDIIGNLDGIPYDVRGRINRERLEALRATNPGGALGDDVAALWEELTDGPPFPLLISFDPDGSAQTTAALAYGDLASATDINVLVPGMNSSVAGIGEWGDSARALNNAGPGLATIAWFGYDSPNEIEEPGMDRARDGAAALRSFLLGIDAVHPTAEKAVIAHSYGSTTAALAIGSRPGALGVDQFIAVGSAGFPSDPQVLSNLQNADDLRMYATLSENDAWARIGRDTSWGGAHGTVPETLPGVTEFGSDGGYAGDQHLAPTPGHGAHEGGNGPLPSGDGEGYLVQGSESFYNIQQIILTGEPGTEIDGEGSERGFWDLPDWLRWLPVDPYRT; this is translated from the coding sequence GTGACCCTCACGTCGCCGAACCGCGGCTACCCGCTCGAGCGCCTCGAGGGCAATCCCGGGTCGATGAGCTGGTGGAGTGGTGCGTTCAGCCGCGTCGCGGGCTCGCTCGGAGACCTCCGCACGACCGTCCAGTCCGCGACCGACCTCGACGGCGTCGGCGCATCGATCCGGTCGGCGCGCTCCAAAGCGCAAGAGGTCGCCAGCGGACTCGCCGCGGAGATCGCCGAGGCGGAGCTGCTCGCGGGGGTGCTTCAGCGCTACGCCGACGCGTTCTCATCGTCGGCCGAGGCGGCCAACCGGCTCATCGACGACATCGAGTCCGCCCACGCCGCGTTGTCGTCGGCATCGGCCACGGCGAACGAAGCGGGGCTGAACGCTCTCTGGACCTCGCGCTCGGGAGAGCCTGCCGACGTCCGGCGCGCGAACGACGAGGCACAGGATGCCGTCGCCGCCCGGGATGCCGCGGCCAGCGATCTCGCCGATCTGTGGGAGCAGTTCGAGAGCCACTACTCCGCCTGGGACACCGCCTACGACGCGGCGCTCGCCGAGCTCGCCGGCGGGGCGGGGCCGGCGATGACGTCGCAGGCGCAGAACCTGCTCGACCAGCTGCTCGCGGCGGACACCCCGCAGGCGGTGCTCGAGCTGTGGCTCGCGCATCCCGAGCTGCAGGATGAGGTCGCCCGGGCGCATCCCGACATCATCGGCAATCTCGACGGCATCCCCTACGACGTCCGCGGACGGATCAACCGCGAGCGCCTCGAGGCGCTGCGCGCCACGAACCCCGGGGGTGCCCTCGGCGACGACGTCGCGGCGCTGTGGGAAGAGCTGACGGATGGCCCGCCCTTCCCGCTCCTGATCTCGTTCGATCCCGACGGTTCGGCGCAGACCACCGCGGCACTGGCCTACGGCGATCTCGCTTCCGCAACGGACATCAACGTGCTGGTTCCCGGTATGAACTCGTCTGTGGCGGGCATCGGTGAGTGGGGAGACTCGGCTCGCGCGCTCAACAACGCCGGACCGGGCCTCGCGACGATCGCGTGGTTCGGCTACGACTCTCCCAACGAGATCGAAGAGCCCGGCATGGACCGGGCGCGTGACGGCGCGGCAGCACTCCGCTCGTTCCTGCTGGGAATCGACGCGGTGCATCCGACGGCGGAGAAGGCCGTCATCGCCCACTCCTACGGCAGCACGACCGCCGCCCTCGCGATCGGTTCGCGCCCGGGCGCACTCGGCGTCGACCAGTTCATCGCCGTGGGCTCCGCCGGTTTCCCCAGCGATCCTCAGGTGCTCTCGAATCTTCAGAACGCCGACGACCTGCGCATGTACGCGACGCTGTCGGAGAACGATGCGTGGGCGCGGATCGGCCGTGACACGAGTTGGGGTGGCGCGCACGGCACGGTGCCCGAGACGCTCCCGGGCGTGACCGAGTTCGGTAGTGACGGCGGTTACGCGGGCGACCAGCACCTCGCGCCCACCCCGGGGCACGGCGCCCACGAAGGCGGCAACGGCCCACTTCCATCGGGCGACGGCGAGGGGTACCTCGTGCAAGGATCGGAATCGTTCTACAACATCCAGCAGATCATCCTGACCGGTGAACCCGGGACGGAGATTGACGGTGAGGGCAGCGAGCGCGGCTTCTGGGATCTGCCCGATTGGCTGCGATGGCTGCCCGTTGACCCCTACCGGACGTGA
- a CDS encoding N-acetylglucosamine kinase, producing MSARRVLAIDAGQSGIKVRPAAASGGDLLFPGIRTGEPLLPQLAAVVAETAARTGEPADVVVAGISGLTDANADADALLALTAAQGVRGVVLAHDSTTSFLGALGDRRGAVVAAGTGVVTLAVGAETTARVDGWGWIMGDAGSGYWIGREALDAVMRAYDGRGPTTELTAAVSDRWPDLSQAYMSLQADPDRVRVVASYAAVVARAADAGDAVAQDISVRAAHELAQSVRAAIAQVRSDEESFPVCAIGGVFGSTPLREAFADDLHAGDESVRLVAPVGVGIDGVMALADLDESHPLAAVTHHAGVIR from the coding sequence ATGAGCGCACGTCGCGTGCTCGCCATCGACGCGGGACAGAGCGGGATCAAGGTGCGCCCGGCCGCGGCATCCGGTGGAGACCTCCTCTTCCCCGGCATCCGCACCGGCGAGCCGCTGCTCCCCCAGCTCGCCGCCGTCGTCGCCGAGACGGCGGCGCGCACCGGAGAACCGGCCGACGTGGTTGTGGCGGGCATCTCGGGGCTGACCGACGCGAACGCCGACGCCGACGCCCTGCTCGCCCTGACGGCGGCGCAGGGCGTGCGCGGGGTCGTGCTCGCGCACGATTCGACGACCTCGTTCCTCGGCGCCCTCGGCGACCGGCGCGGGGCCGTGGTGGCAGCCGGCACCGGAGTCGTGACGCTCGCCGTCGGGGCCGAGACCACCGCTCGCGTCGACGGTTGGGGCTGGATCATGGGCGATGCCGGCAGCGGCTACTGGATCGGCCGCGAGGCCCTCGACGCCGTGATGCGCGCTTACGACGGTCGTGGCCCGACGACCGAGCTGACGGCGGCGGTCTCGGACCGCTGGCCCGACCTGTCGCAGGCGTACATGAGCCTGCAGGCAGACCCCGACCGCGTCCGCGTCGTCGCGAGCTACGCGGCCGTCGTCGCCCGCGCGGCCGACGCGGGCGACGCCGTCGCGCAGGACATCTCGGTGCGCGCCGCGCATGAGCTCGCCCAGAGCGTGCGCGCCGCGATCGCCCAGGTGCGCAGTGACGAGGAGTCGTTCCCGGTGTGCGCGATCGGAGGCGTGTTCGGCTCGACCCCGCTGCGGGAGGCCTTCGCCGACGATCTGCACGCGGGCGACGAGTCGGTGCGCCTGGTGGCCCCCGTCGGCGTCGGTATCGACGGGGTGATGGCCCTCGCCGACCTCGACGAGTCGCACCCCCTCGCCGCGGTCACCCATCACGCCGGCGTCATCCGCTGA
- a CDS encoding DNA-3-methyladenine glycosylase 2 family protein: MTSDGMTFDERYRAIDARDRRFDGQFVTAVRSTGIYCRPSCPARTPQPANVTFYPTSAAAHEAGYRACKRCLPEATPGSPQWNLRGDLAARAMRLIADGVVDREGVPGLASRLGYSSRHLTRLLTSELGAGPLALARAHRAHTARALLVDTDLPIADVAFAAGFASVRQFNETVGEVFAMPPGQLRARRQVGERMPGRIDLVLPVREPFDAAGLFGWMRAHAIPGVESGDERSFARVVRLAGGPAWFEVRQDDAGRVRLRAELASLTDLSTLIARVRRLFDLDADPTAVDEALARHPELAPLVARIPGVRLPAAIDPDEMLIRAMIGQQISVASARTVQGRLAAELGEPVETAAGPAILFPTMSAVAEHGADVLRGPGARIRAIVGAATALADRSLRLSPGDDTHEQRSALLALPGIGPWTADYVRMRVLGDPDILLPGDVAARAGAAAAGIPAGPSELVAWSERVAPWRSYLMAHLWYAAPVTQAWRESATEPTLSPSRKARA; the protein is encoded by the coding sequence ATGACGAGTGACGGGATGACCTTCGACGAGCGGTATCGCGCCATCGACGCGCGCGACCGCCGCTTCGACGGCCAGTTCGTCACGGCCGTTCGCTCGACGGGCATCTACTGCCGCCCGAGCTGCCCCGCCCGCACCCCGCAGCCCGCCAACGTGACCTTCTATCCGACGAGCGCCGCGGCACACGAGGCCGGCTACCGCGCGTGCAAGCGGTGCCTGCCCGAGGCGACTCCGGGCTCGCCGCAGTGGAACCTGCGCGGCGATCTCGCCGCGCGTGCGATGCGTCTCATCGCCGACGGCGTCGTCGATCGCGAGGGCGTCCCGGGGCTGGCATCCCGCCTCGGCTACTCCTCGCGGCACCTCACCCGGCTGCTGACATCGGAGCTCGGAGCCGGTCCGCTCGCGCTCGCCCGCGCGCACCGCGCCCACACGGCGCGGGCGTTGCTGGTCGACACCGACCTGCCCATCGCCGACGTGGCCTTCGCCGCGGGATTCGCGAGCGTGCGGCAGTTCAACGAAACGGTGGGCGAGGTGTTCGCGATGCCTCCCGGCCAGCTGCGGGCGCGCCGGCAGGTGGGGGAGCGGATGCCGGGCCGCATCGACCTCGTCCTTCCGGTGCGGGAACCGTTCGACGCCGCCGGCCTGTTCGGGTGGATGCGGGCGCACGCCATCCCCGGTGTCGAGTCGGGTGACGAGCGCTCGTTCGCCCGGGTCGTCCGGCTCGCGGGCGGTCCGGCCTGGTTCGAGGTGCGCCAGGATGACGCGGGCCGCGTGCGTCTGCGCGCCGAGCTCGCCTCGCTGACCGACCTGTCCACCCTCATCGCGCGCGTCCGACGGCTGTTCGATCTCGACGCCGATCCGACCGCCGTCGACGAAGCCCTGGCGCGGCATCCCGAGCTGGCGCCCCTCGTCGCACGGATTCCGGGAGTGCGCCTGCCCGCAGCCATCGACCCCGACGAGATGCTCATCCGGGCCATGATCGGCCAGCAGATCAGCGTCGCCTCGGCGCGCACCGTGCAGGGGCGGCTGGCCGCCGAGCTCGGCGAACCGGTCGAGACCGCCGCCGGCCCGGCGATCCTCTTCCCGACGATGTCGGCGGTCGCCGAGCACGGCGCCGACGTCCTGCGCGGGCCCGGCGCCCGCATCCGTGCCATCGTCGGCGCCGCCACCGCGCTCGCCGACCGCTCGTTGCGCCTGTCTCCCGGCGACGACACGCACGAACAGCGCTCCGCTCTGCTCGCCCTCCCGGGCATCGGCCCCTGGACGGCCGACTACGTGCGCATGCGGGTGCTCGGAGACCCCGACATCCTCCTGCCCGGCGATGTCGCGGCCCGAGCAGGGGCCGCCGCAGCAGGCATCCCCGCCGGCCCGTCCGAGCTCGTCGCCTGGTCCGAGCGCGTCGCGCCCTGGCGCAGCTACCTCATGGCGCACCTCTGGTACGCCGCCCCCGTCACCCAGGCTTGGCGCGAGAGCGCGACCGAGCCCACCCTCTCGCCGTCCCGAAAGGCCCGAGCATGA